The Globicephala melas chromosome 13, mGloMel1.2, whole genome shotgun sequence genome includes a region encoding these proteins:
- the MTRFR gene encoding mitochondrial translation release factor in rescue isoform X1 has translation MGGHRLNWFIKGDFRTCGIILSTNKAEGLSFLSYSGPEQAEPRAMSTSGLFRFPTPLTRVCMVPWGLRLCEKPELLSPGTAVTPVQAAGKKDHPALLSLDESELEEQFVKGHGPGGQATNKTSNCVVLRHVPSGIVVKCHQTRSVDQNRKLARRILQEKVDVFYNGENSPVYKEKREAEKRKQERKKRAKETLEKKKLLKEQWESSKNVPRERTADSD, from the exons ATGGGTGGTCATCGTCTGAACTGGTTCATAAAAGGTGATTTTAGAACCTGCGGTATAATCTTGAGCACAAACAAGGCTGAAGGGCTGTCTTTTCTGTCTTATTCAGGTCCTGAGCAGGCAGAGCCACGCGCTATGAGCACCTCGGGTCTGTTCCGTTTTCCTACCCCACTGACCAGAGTGTGCATGGTGCCCTGGGGACTCCGGCTCTGCGAGAAGCCGGAACTCTTATCCCCTGGAACAGCGGTCACTCCAGTCCAGGCGGCAGGCAAGAAGGACCACCCTGCTCTGCTCTCCCTGGATGAGAGTGAACTTGAAGAGCAGTTTGTAAAAGGACATGGGCCAGGGGGCCAGGCAACCAACAAAACAAGCAACTGCGTGGTGCTCAGGCACGTCCCCTCAGGCATTGTGGTCAAG TGCCACCAGACTAGATCCGTCGATCAAAACAGAAAGCTAGCTCGGAGAATCCTGCAAGAGAAAGTGGATGTTTTCTACAACGGTGAAAACAGTCCTGTTTACAAAGAAAAACgagaggcagagaagagaaagcaagaaaggaaaaaaagagcaaaggagaccctagagaaaaagaaactccTGAAAGAACAATGGGAATCAAGTAAAAATGTGCCCAGAGAAAGGACTGCAGATTCTGACTGA
- the MTRFR gene encoding mitochondrial translation release factor in rescue isoform X2, whose product MSTSGLFRFPTPLTRVCMVPWGLRLCEKPELLSPGTAVTPVQAAGKKDHPALLSLDESELEEQFVKGHGPGGQATNKTSNCVVLRHVPSGIVVKCHQTRSVDQNRKLARRILQEKVDVFYNGENSPVYKEKREAEKRKQERKKRAKETLEKKKLLKEQWESSKNVPRERTADSD is encoded by the exons ATGAGCACCTCGGGTCTGTTCCGTTTTCCTACCCCACTGACCAGAGTGTGCATGGTGCCCTGGGGACTCCGGCTCTGCGAGAAGCCGGAACTCTTATCCCCTGGAACAGCGGTCACTCCAGTCCAGGCGGCAGGCAAGAAGGACCACCCTGCTCTGCTCTCCCTGGATGAGAGTGAACTTGAAGAGCAGTTTGTAAAAGGACATGGGCCAGGGGGCCAGGCAACCAACAAAACAAGCAACTGCGTGGTGCTCAGGCACGTCCCCTCAGGCATTGTGGTCAAG TGCCACCAGACTAGATCCGTCGATCAAAACAGAAAGCTAGCTCGGAGAATCCTGCAAGAGAAAGTGGATGTTTTCTACAACGGTGAAAACAGTCCTGTTTACAAAGAAAAACgagaggcagagaagagaaagcaagaaaggaaaaaaagagcaaaggagaccctagagaaaaagaaactccTGAAAGAACAATGGGAATCAAGTAAAAATGTGCCCAGAGAAAGGACTGCAGATTCTGACTGA
- the CDK2AP1 gene encoding cyclin-dependent kinase 2-associated protein 1 isoform X1, whose amino-acid sequence MSYKPNLTAHMPAASLNAAGSVHPPSTSMATSSQYRQLLSDYGPPSLGYTQGTGNSQVPQSKYAELLAIIEELGKEIRPTYAGSKSAMERLKRGIIHARGLVRECLAETERNARS is encoded by the exons ATGTCTTACAAACCGAACTTGACCGCGCACATGCCCGCCGCCTCCCTCAACGCCG CTGGGAGTGTCCACCCGCCCTCCACCAGTATGGCGACGTCATCACAGTACCGCCAGCTGCTGAGTGACTACGGGCCGCCATCTCTAGGCTACACCCAG GGAACTGGGAACAGCCAGGTGCCCCAGAGCAAATACGCTGAGCTGTTGGCCATCATCGAAGAGCTGGGGAAAGAGATCAGACCCACCTACGCAGGCAGCAAGAGCGCGATGGAGAGACTAAAACGAG GCATCATCCACGCTCGAGGGTTGGTGCGGGAGTGCTTGGCTGAAACGGAACGGaatgccaggtcttag
- the CDK2AP1 gene encoding cyclin-dependent kinase 2-associated protein 1 isoform X2 gives MATSSQYRQLLSDYGPPSLGYTQGTGNSQVPQSKYAELLAIIEELGKEIRPTYAGSKSAMERLKRGIIHARGLVRECLAETERNARS, from the exons ATGGCGACGTCATCACAGTACCGCCAGCTGCTGAGTGACTACGGGCCGCCATCTCTAGGCTACACCCAG GGAACTGGGAACAGCCAGGTGCCCCAGAGCAAATACGCTGAGCTGTTGGCCATCATCGAAGAGCTGGGGAAAGAGATCAGACCCACCTACGCAGGCAGCAAGAGCGCGATGGAGAGACTAAAACGAG GCATCATCCACGCTCGAGGGTTGGTGCGGGAGTGCTTGGCTGAAACGGAACGGaatgccaggtcttag